The proteins below are encoded in one region of Candidatus Schekmanbacteria bacterium RIFCSPLOWO2_02_FULL_38_14:
- a CDS encoding nucleoside-diphosphate-sugar epimerase encodes MAKKVLVTGGAGFIGSFIVDELVRRGYDVRIFDCLDPQVHPDGKIPEHLNKDAEFIKGDVRNYDELKKALKGINIVSHHAAVVGVGQSQYKINYYVETNVMGTSNLLDIIVNTKNSIEKMTVAASMSSYGEGNYSCKKCGTVNPPLRAEEQVSSGEWELFCSKCKGLLKPVPTDEGKFQQCNSIYALTKKMQEDMVLNIGKTYNISCVALRYFNVYGPRQSLSNPYTGVTAIFMSRLKNDQQPVVYEDGLQTRDFISVYDIARANIMAIEKDEANYKSFNVGTGQPITIKEVAEELARYYGKDIKPNIVNKFRKGDVRHCYSDCGFVEKTLGFKPKVSFEKGMKELMVWAEEAYFEDKFEEAARELKEKGLV; translated from the coding sequence ATGGCAAAAAAAGTCCTTGTTACGGGTGGAGCGGGATTCATAGGCTCGTTCATAGTGGACGAACTTGTAAGAAGGGGATATGATGTGCGCATCTTTGACTGTCTTGACCCTCAGGTCCACCCGGATGGAAAAATCCCTGAGCATTTAAACAAGGATGCTGAATTCATAAAAGGGGATGTGAGAAACTATGATGAGCTCAAAAAGGCTTTAAAGGGAATAAATATTGTTTCCCACCACGCAGCAGTCGTTGGGGTTGGGCAGTCGCAGTATAAAATCAATTACTATGTAGAAACAAACGTGATGGGAACATCAAACCTTCTTGACATCATAGTAAATACTAAAAACAGCATCGAGAAAATGACTGTTGCCGCATCAATGAGCAGCTATGGTGAGGGAAATTACAGTTGCAAAAAGTGCGGCACAGTCAATCCGCCACTTCGCGCAGAAGAGCAGGTTTCAAGCGGGGAATGGGAGCTTTTCTGTTCAAAGTGTAAAGGGCTTTTAAAGCCGGTTCCAACAGATGAGGGAAAATTCCAGCAGTGTAATTCAATCTATGCGCTAACAAAAAAGATGCAGGAGGATATGGTTTTAAACATTGGGAAAACATACAACATATCCTGTGTAGCCCTTCGCTATTTCAATGTCTACGGACCAAGGCAATCCCTGTCAAATCCCTATACAGGAGTTACTGCAATCTTTATGAGCAGGTTGAAAAATGACCAGCAGCCTGTTGTTTATGAAGACGGATTGCAGACAAGAGATTTCATATCAGTCTATGACATAGCCCGGGCAAATATCATGGCTATTGAAAAAGATGAGGCAAATTACAAGAGCTTCAATGTCGGCACAGGGCAACCAATAACAATAAAAGAAGTTGCCGAGGAGCTTGCGAGGTATTACGGAAAGGATATAAAGCCAAACATAGTGAACAAATTCAGAAAGGGCGATGTAAGGCACTGCTACAGCGACTGCGGCTTCGTAGAAAAAACACTCGGATTTAAACCAAAGGTATCATTTGAAAAAGGTATGAAGGAACTGATGGTATGGGCTGAGGAAGCTTATTTTGAGGACAAGTTTGAAGAAGCTGCCCGCGAGTTAAAAGAAAAGGGATTGGTATAA